A genomic window from Synechococcus sp. CBW1107 includes:
- the carB gene encoding carbamoyl-phosphate synthase large subunit, with the protein MPRRSDLHRILLLGSGPIVIGQACEFDYSGTQACKALRDEGYEVVLVNSNPASIMTDPDMADRTYIEPLTPDVVRQVIELERPDALLPTMGGQTALNLAVALAEDGTLERFGVELIGANLQAIRKAEDRRLFKEAMERIGVAVCPSGIASSLEEAERVGEEIGTYPRIIRPAFTLGGSGGGIAYNPEEFQAFCKSGLEASPVSQILIEQSLIGWKEFELEVMRDLADNVVIICSIENLDPMGVHTGDSITVAPAQTLTDREYQRLRDQSIAIIREIGVETGGSNIQFAINPANGDVVVIEMNPRVSRSSALASKATGFPIAKIAARLAVGYTLDEILNDITGKTPACFEPTIDYVVTKIPRFAFEKFQGSPAVLTTSMKSVGEAMAIGRCFEESFQKALRSLETGHAGWGCDRPDNPLEPTDLERMLRTPSPDRIFAVRAAMVAGRSDEEIHQLSAIDPWFLAKLRQLIEAEERLLRGRTLEQLSAADLLELKQLGFSDRQIAWASGGDELSVRRYRQALGVSAVFKTVDTCAAEFASTTPYHYATYERPLERLDEAGQAIRLAPEDEVRPETRRKVMILGGGPNRIGQGIEFDYCCCHASFALRADGFATVMVNSNPETVSTDYDTSDRLYFEPLTLEDVLNVIEAEKPEGVIVQFGGQTPLKLALPLLRWLATPDGAATGTRLWGTSPESIDQAEDREQFEAILRRLDIRQPRNGLARSEAEARAVAERVGYPVVVRPSYVLGGRAMEVVFDEEELNRYMVEAVQVEPDHPVLVDQYLENAIEVDVDALADRQGQVVIGGLMEHIEPAGIHSGDSACTLPAVSLSEQALATIRQWTRDLALALEVTGLINLQFAVQPDPIAGDRVFIIEANPRASRTVPFVAKATGVPLAKLASLLMAGHTLGELGLTSEPVPPLQNVKEAVLPFKRFPGADTLLGPEMRSTGEVMGSGASFGMAYAKAEIAAGEALPGTGTVFLSTHDRDKPSLVPVARRLSELGLDLIATSGTARVLQEAGLEVESILKVHEGRPNIEDAIRSGRIQLIVNTPIGRQATHDDKYLRRAALDYAVPTVTTLAGARAAVEAIATLQHQELTVTALQDIHPVPAR; encoded by the coding sequence ATGCCCCGCCGGTCGGATCTGCATCGCATCCTTCTGCTGGGCTCGGGACCGATCGTGATCGGCCAGGCCTGCGAATTCGACTATTCGGGAACCCAGGCCTGCAAGGCCCTCCGCGACGAGGGATACGAGGTGGTGCTGGTGAATTCCAACCCGGCCTCGATCATGACCGATCCGGACATGGCGGATCGCACCTACATCGAGCCTCTCACCCCCGACGTGGTGAGACAGGTGATCGAACTGGAGCGCCCCGATGCCCTGCTGCCCACCATGGGCGGCCAGACGGCCCTCAACCTGGCGGTGGCCCTGGCGGAGGACGGCACCCTCGAGCGCTTCGGTGTGGAGCTGATCGGAGCCAATCTCCAGGCGATCCGGAAGGCCGAGGACCGGCGCCTGTTCAAGGAGGCCATGGAGCGGATCGGGGTGGCCGTGTGCCCGTCCGGCATCGCCTCCTCGCTGGAGGAAGCCGAACGCGTGGGTGAAGAGATCGGCACCTACCCCCGCATCATCCGGCCGGCCTTCACCCTGGGAGGTTCCGGCGGCGGCATCGCCTACAACCCCGAGGAATTCCAGGCCTTCTGCAAGAGCGGCCTGGAGGCCAGCCCGGTCAGCCAGATCCTGATCGAGCAGTCGCTGATCGGCTGGAAGGAATTCGAGCTGGAGGTGATGCGTGATCTCGCCGACAACGTGGTGATCATCTGCAGCATCGAGAACCTCGACCCGATGGGGGTGCACACGGGCGACTCGATCACCGTGGCGCCAGCCCAGACTCTCACCGACCGGGAGTACCAGCGCCTGCGGGACCAGTCGATCGCGATCATCCGCGAGATCGGCGTGGAGACCGGCGGCAGCAACATCCAGTTCGCGATCAACCCCGCCAACGGCGACGTGGTGGTGATCGAGATGAACCCGAGGGTGAGCCGATCGTCGGCGCTGGCGTCCAAGGCCACCGGCTTCCCGATCGCCAAGATCGCGGCACGCCTGGCCGTGGGCTACACCCTCGACGAGATTCTCAACGACATCACCGGCAAGACGCCCGCCTGCTTCGAGCCCACGATCGACTACGTGGTGACCAAGATCCCCCGCTTCGCCTTCGAGAAGTTCCAGGGTTCACCGGCGGTGCTCACCACGTCGATGAAATCGGTGGGCGAGGCGATGGCGATCGGCCGTTGCTTCGAGGAGTCGTTCCAGAAGGCCCTGCGCTCGCTGGAAACAGGCCATGCCGGCTGGGGCTGTGACCGCCCCGACAATCCGCTGGAGCCCACCGACCTCGAGCGGATGCTGCGCACCCCCTCACCCGATCGGATCTTCGCGGTGCGCGCCGCCATGGTGGCGGGCCGCAGCGACGAGGAGATCCACCAGCTCAGCGCCATCGATCCGTGGTTCCTCGCCAAGCTCCGGCAGCTGATCGAGGCCGAGGAGCGGCTGCTGCGGGGACGGACTCTCGAGCAACTCTCGGCGGCGGATCTGCTGGAGCTGAAGCAACTCGGCTTCTCCGACCGTCAGATCGCCTGGGCCAGCGGTGGCGACGAACTGAGTGTCCGCCGCTACCGCCAGGCTCTCGGGGTGAGCGCGGTGTTCAAGACGGTGGACACCTGCGCAGCGGAATTCGCGTCCACCACCCCCTACCACTACGCCACCTACGAACGGCCCCTGGAGCGCCTCGACGAGGCAGGCCAGGCGATCCGCCTGGCTCCGGAGGATGAGGTGCGCCCGGAAACCCGCCGCAAGGTGATGATCCTCGGCGGCGGTCCCAACCGCATCGGTCAGGGCATCGAGTTCGACTACTGCTGCTGCCACGCGTCGTTCGCCCTGCGGGCCGACGGCTTCGCCACGGTGATGGTGAACAGCAACCCGGAAACGGTGTCGACGGATTACGACACCAGTGACCGGCTCTATTTCGAGCCTCTCACCCTCGAAGACGTGCTCAACGTGATCGAGGCGGAGAAACCCGAGGGGGTGATCGTGCAGTTCGGCGGCCAGACTCCACTCAAGCTCGCCCTGCCCCTGCTGCGCTGGCTGGCCACGCCGGACGGTGCCGCCACCGGCACCCGCCTCTGGGGCACGTCCCCGGAATCGATCGATCAGGCCGAGGACCGGGAGCAGTTCGAAGCGATCCTGCGCCGCCTCGACATCCGTCAGCCCCGCAACGGCCTGGCCCGCAGCGAGGCGGAGGCCCGCGCCGTGGCCGAGCGGGTGGGGTACCCGGTGGTGGTGCGGCCCAGCTATGTGCTCGGTGGTCGTGCCATGGAGGTGGTCTTCGACGAGGAGGAACTCAACCGCTACATGGTGGAGGCCGTGCAGGTGGAACCCGATCACCCGGTGCTGGTCGACCAGTACCTGGAGAACGCCATCGAGGTGGACGTCGATGCCCTGGCCGATCGTCAGGGCCAGGTGGTGATCGGCGGCCTGATGGAGCACATCGAACCGGCCGGCATCCATTCCGGAGATTCGGCCTGCACCCTGCCGGCGGTGTCGCTCTCCGAGCAGGCGCTGGCCACGATCCGCCAGTGGACCCGGGACCTGGCCCTGGCCCTGGAGGTGACCGGCCTCATCAACCTCCAGTTCGCCGTCCAGCCGGACCCCATCGCGGGGGATCGGGTGTTCATCATCGAGGCCAACCCGCGCGCCTCCCGCACGGTGCCCTTCGTGGCCAAGGCCACCGGCGTGCCCCTGGCCAAGCTCGCCAGCCTGCTGATGGCCGGCCACACCCTCGGCGAACTGGGCCTCACCAGCGAGCCGGTCCCGCCACTGCAGAACGTCAAGGAGGCGGTGCTGCCCTTCAAGCGCTTCCCCGGGGCCGACACCCTGCTCGGCCCGGAGATGCGATCCACCGGCGAAGTGATGGGCAGCGGGGCCAGCTTCGGCATGGCCTACGCCAAGGCCGAGATCGCGGCTGGTGAAGCCCTGCCCGGCACGGGCACGGTGTTCCTCTCCACCCACGACCGGGACAAGCCCTCCCTGGTACCGGTGGCCCGGCGGCTCTCGGAGCTGGGCCTGGACCTGATCGCCACCAGCGGCACCGCCAGGGTGCTCCAGGAGGCGGGCCTGGAGGTGGAGTCGATCCTGAAGGTGCATGAAGGCCGGCCCAACATCGAGGACGCGATCCGATCCGGCCGGATCCAGCTGATCGTGAACACGCCGATCGGCCGTCAGGCCACCCACGACGACAAGTACCTGCGCCGGGCCGCCCTCGACTACGCCGTGCCCACGGTGACCACCCTGGCCGGAGCGCGGGCGGCCGTGGAGGCGATCGCCACACTGCAGCATCAGGAGCTCACTGTGACGGCCCTTCAGGACATCCACCCGGTTCCGGCTCGTTAG
- a CDS encoding DUF3386 domain-containing protein has translation MPTSAGATGAVEAAVAPGSDIRELFRAAYENRYTWDPGFAGYRGRCVWEQDGRRVEGTFTVGADLKASVEGIEDEAISKAIGSQLWEVCIHRVRRSFEQTHGANTFSAGDTDAVGLEVIVGGKNAGDRYRIKDSVVTMVHRQIHGTVVTIFTGSTTDTGAGYLSRTYTSQYSDPASGEARSGMSSFTDTFVPLSGEGPWVLSERVISSEDPEAPETPNLQTFRFESLEALEPPMAG, from the coding sequence ATGCCGACCAGCGCCGGAGCCACCGGCGCCGTTGAGGCCGCCGTCGCCCCCGGCAGCGACATCCGCGAGCTGTTCCGCGCGGCCTACGAGAACCGCTACACCTGGGATCCGGGCTTTGCCGGGTACCGCGGCCGCTGCGTCTGGGAACAGGACGGACGACGGGTGGAGGGCACCTTCACGGTGGGCGCCGACCTCAAGGCCAGCGTGGAGGGCATCGAGGACGAGGCGATCAGCAAAGCCATCGGTTCCCAGCTCTGGGAGGTGTGCATCCACAGGGTGCGCCGCAGCTTCGAGCAGACCCACGGCGCCAACACCTTCAGCGCCGGCGACACCGACGCCGTGGGACTCGAGGTGATCGTGGGCGGAAAGAACGCCGGCGACCGCTACCGCATCAAGGATTCGGTGGTCACGATGGTGCACCGGCAGATCCACGGCACCGTGGTCACGATCTTCACCGGCAGCACCACCGACACCGGAGCGGGCTACCTCAGCCGCACCTACACCAGCCAGTACAGCGATCCGGCCAGCGGCGAGGCCCGTAGCGGCATGAGCTCCTTCACCGACACCTTCGTGCCCCTGTCCGGTGAGGGCCCCTGGGTGCTGAGTGAGCGGGTGATCAGCAGCGAAGACCCTGAAGCACCGGAAACCCCGAACCTGCAGACCTTCCGCTTCGAATCCCTCGAGGCCCTGGAGCCCCCCATGGCCGGGTGA
- a CDS encoding DUF6447 family protein: protein MTASPNQPPVLTFEGKRYELNALPDDVKELVRGMQVADAQLRLYEDTLKVLAVGRQSMAFQLNERLKSIPALPDGV, encoded by the coding sequence TTGACGGCCTCTCCCAACCAACCCCCCGTTCTCACCTTCGAGGGCAAGCGCTACGAACTCAATGCTCTCCCCGACGACGTCAAGGAACTCGTGCGGGGTATGCAGGTGGCCGACGCCCAGCTGCGGCTCTATGAGGACACCCTCAAGGTGCTGGCCGTCGGGCGCCAGTCGATGGCCTTTCAGCTGAACGAACGGCTCAAGTCGATCCCCGCCCTGCCGGACGGGGTCTGA